One segment of [Limnothrix rosea] IAM M-220 DNA contains the following:
- a CDS encoding ATP-binding protein — translation MTVFPWKFLKFSLKMKQFSQHISHFLIGIPGAGKSTVARWLQAETQGQIVSPDDIRQRLYGAASIQGDWAAIAAVIDQLIQEAIATQQTIIYDATNFNRQWRQDFLAQYNQIPWIGWHLQTPFDECWQRNQRRSRQVPCEILQKMARELIENPPRCEEGLRAIIAVPNSDISTLRALKKQHLQYLCD, via the coding sequence TTGACCGTTTTTCCATGGAAATTCCTCAAATTTTCCCTCAAAATGAAGCAGTTCTCCCAGCATATCTCGCATTTTCTAATTGGGATACCGGGAGCCGGCAAGTCTACGGTGGCACGCTGGCTCCAAGCTGAAACTCAAGGACAAATTGTCTCACCCGATGATATTCGTCAACGGCTTTACGGTGCTGCGAGTATCCAAGGAGATTGGGCTGCCATTGCGGCTGTCATTGATCAGCTCATACAAGAGGCGATCGCCACCCAGCAAACTATTATTTACGATGCCACGAATTTTAATCGGCAATGGCGGCAAGATTTTTTAGCGCAGTACAACCAAATCCCCTGGATTGGCTGGCACTTACAAACCCCTTTTGATGAGTGTTGGCAGCGTAATCAACGGCGATCGCGGCAAGTACCTTGTGAAATCCTGCAAAAAATGGCGCGGGAACTTATAGAGAATCCGCCGCGATGTGAGGAAGGTTTACGAGCAATTATTGCAGTCCCAAATAGCGATATATCGACGCTTAGGGCCCTGAAAAAACAGCATCTTCAATATCTTTGCGACTGA
- a CDS encoding O-antigen ligase family protein: MLERLQLPWWQWLGNVGVALLTIFMVLPESYYLMVTFPWILMWQLGFLCLGIALIGVIRQFDLPFRPLGYGLDWAIAAVIIACVLSTIFAPFPRVAVWQLMTISGYGVALYTLRNFLGQGGWNAKNLRRFLVILSFGMSVWSIVGWLYLERLDRNLFPIGHHNFVGAYFCLVLPLLLSFALSLGGHVKKIIGVPLLCFPALFVIYTSSSRGAFVGFLLWAIASIGFVIWRTKGRKRWILSSIALGFLTLFFVIALQHPRVQRLILVDTSSSGLPKVEFRVDGETEDRLFMWRSGFNILQDRPLTGAGLGNMSRIYNLYRPITVGTGAAHIQQLHGTAPHLLAELGLIGGAAIAFLLFQLIKLGWRVQKTTDHPKIKRLIYGLGGSWLAYGGATLTDYQLENISISFTLLLTVVLLVAIADETLTTEPKPLATPLRRILSIGSLGGVFVALFAIFPSVWSMNLFRSGRIAWEQGQNEKAFVDMATASEIHAWNPNYALYLAFWFLENRTYQEDSPEDYRKSTALAAEYLMQALEAAPNDSYFNQNVGIILSELDLVKAQPYFERNIQLLPRDPVSSSYFLLGLSHLAQGNEEKAIAALALQGLISPGHMTLGNWNDKQLAGYRIAAVEACLALHKELLARIDPDDPLVISLKERMAWISWWHGLPIPYFDEKDQFSPIIQTLLLSDSEPEAAFELVEANLAADPGRTIWLILQAYFNPEKQLELGFRDRLGQVTQYVLETPTESERDLRQWLRQIPMDSRRTTDRTASQLVYRSQNFTGVDAILHPERLEQFRLVSILSLGGGFPRTLPELDRLVNEVNREELGLPHPTQNGFTLVDSGN; encoded by the coding sequence ATGCTTGAACGACTTCAACTGCCTTGGTGGCAATGGCTTGGCAATGTCGGTGTCGCTCTCCTAACCATTTTTATGGTACTGCCAGAAAGCTATTACCTGATGGTGACATTTCCTTGGATTTTGATGTGGCAACTGGGCTTTCTGTGTTTGGGGATTGCCTTGATTGGTGTGATTCGGCAATTTGATTTGCCCTTTCGTCCCCTCGGTTATGGTTTGGATTGGGCGATCGCCGCAGTTATTATCGCTTGTGTTTTATCAACAATTTTTGCCCCGTTTCCGCGAGTTGCTGTGTGGCAGCTGATGACGATCAGCGGCTATGGCGTTGCCCTGTACACCCTCAGAAATTTTTTAGGGCAAGGGGGCTGGAATGCGAAGAATTTACGGCGCTTTCTCGTGATCCTCAGCTTCGGGATGAGTGTCTGGTCAATTGTTGGCTGGCTATACCTAGAGCGCCTAGATCGTAATCTTTTTCCTATTGGTCACCATAATTTTGTTGGTGCGTATTTTTGTTTAGTGTTGCCGCTGCTCCTCAGTTTTGCCCTTTCCCTAGGGGGTCATGTCAAAAAAATAATAGGCGTACCGCTTCTTTGTTTCCCCGCACTTTTTGTGATTTATACCAGCTCTTCGCGGGGGGCATTTGTCGGATTTTTGTTGTGGGCGATCGCCTCGATTGGATTTGTCATTTGGCGAACTAAAGGTAGAAAACGGTGGATACTTAGCAGCATTGCCCTCGGTTTCTTAACGTTATTTTTTGTCATTGCACTACAACATCCCCGTGTTCAGCGCCTTATCTTGGTTGACACCTCATCAAGTGGCTTACCAAAAGTGGAATTTCGAGTCGACGGGGAAACAGAAGACCGACTGTTTATGTGGCGTAGTGGTTTTAATATTTTGCAAGATCGCCCCCTCACTGGCGCTGGCTTGGGCAATATGTCCCGCATTTACAATCTCTATCGACCTATCACCGTTGGCACAGGCGCTGCCCACATCCAACAGCTCCACGGCACAGCTCCACACCTATTAGCGGAACTTGGTTTAATCGGCGGCGCGGCGATCGCCTTCCTGCTATTTCAGTTGATCAAGCTTGGTTGGCGGGTACAAAAAACGACCGATCATCCCAAAATTAAGCGACTCATTTACGGTCTCGGTGGTAGCTGGCTTGCCTATGGTGGCGCAACCTTGACAGATTACCAGCTCGAAAATATATCAATTAGTTTTACGTTGCTACTAACCGTTGTTCTACTCGTGGCGATCGCCGACGAAACCTTAACAACAGAACCAAAACCCCTAGCAACGCCCCTACGCCGTATCCTGAGCATCGGCAGTTTAGGAGGTGTCTTTGTGGCGCTTTTTGCTATTTTTCCTAGCGTTTGGTCAATGAATTTATTTCGCTCTGGACGTATCGCTTGGGAACAAGGGCAAAACGAAAAAGCTTTTGTTGATATGGCCACAGCCAGTGAAATCCACGCTTGGAATCCAAATTATGCCCTGTATCTCGCCTTTTGGTTCCTTGAAAATCGCACTTACCAAGAAGACTCACCCGAAGATTATCGAAAAAGTACAGCGCTCGCCGCTGAGTATCTCATGCAGGCACTAGAGGCCGCTCCCAACGATTCGTATTTCAATCAAAATGTCGGAATTATCCTCTCGGAACTTGATTTAGTAAAAGCCCAACCCTATTTCGAGCGTAATATTCAGCTTCTCCCCCGCGATCCAGTTTCCTCTAGTTACTTTTTATTGGGGTTAAGTCATCTCGCCCAAGGCAATGAGGAGAAGGCGATCGCCGCCTTAGCACTACAAGGACTAATCTCACCCGGCCATATGACCCTCGGCAACTGGAATGACAAACAGTTGGCAGGTTATCGCATTGCGGCAGTAGAAGCCTGCCTCGCCTTACACAAAGAGCTACTAGCAAGGATTGATCCCGACGATCCCTTAGTTATTTCCCTAAAAGAGCGCATGGCTTGGATTAGCTGGTGGCACGGATTACCGATTCCATATTTCGACGAAAAAGACCAATTTTCACCCATTATCCAAACTTTACTGCTGAGTGACAGCGAGCCAGAAGCCGCCTTTGAGCTCGTGGAAGCGAACCTTGCCGCTGACCCCGGACGGACTATTTGGCTGATTTTACAGGCGTATTTTAATCCGGAAAAACAACTAGAGCTAGGTTTCCGCGATCGCCTCGGACAAGTCACACAATATGTACTAGAAACACCCACCGAATCAGAGCGCGATTTACGCCAATGGTTGCGACAAATCCCCATGGATTCCCGCCGCACAACGGATCGCACAGCTTCCCAATTAGTTTATCGCAGCCAAAATTTTACAGGGGTTGATGCCATCCTTCATCCGGAGCGCCTTGAGCAATTTCGTTTGGTCTCCATCCTTAGTTTAGGGGGTGGCTTTCCGCGGACTTTACCGGAGCTTGATCGACTGGTGAATGAAGTTAACCGAGAAGAATTGGGCTTACCCCATCCCACCCAAAACGGCTTTACACTAGTAGATTCTGGCAATTGA
- a CDS encoding MFS transporter yields MGKTSNTWLLGLDIQVWILAAGRLLSHIGTGFVMFYAPIFFVNDVGLTATQVGLALGSGSISGILGRFVGGSWADNPQWGRKKTLLVALAIAAVADLVFASTNTFSMLVAGNLLQGLGIGLYWPATETVVADLTTGEQRNEAFAIARLADNVGLGLGVILGGVIISTLDNYRLLFVLDGITFVGFFWLIFFAIQESQTYQHPDGGPSPSIFESWFKALRDRRLVVFLAVNIVFTIYISQIQSTAPLYLTNFADVQPQLISILFTWHVVFASVCQLPVARLLNRFSRPKALMVSLLFWGIGFIVMGGVGMATFPVFVGAIASLGILSFAVVTYTPSASALVVDLAPESQRGVYLALNSQCWAIGYFIGPPLGGWALDQAPAIAHGFWLVAALSIVPCIGVSLFLEQLLGQKSPSSAPSKQ; encoded by the coding sequence ATGGGTAAAACGTCAAACACGTGGCTGTTAGGCTTGGATATTCAGGTTTGGATCTTAGCCGCGGGCAGATTGCTGTCCCACATTGGCACAGGCTTTGTGATGTTCTATGCGCCGATTTTTTTTGTGAATGATGTCGGACTCACGGCAACTCAGGTGGGTCTTGCCCTCGGTAGTGGTTCGATATCTGGGATATTGGGTCGCTTTGTGGGGGGATCTTGGGCGGATAATCCTCAGTGGGGTCGCAAAAAAACGCTATTGGTGGCTCTGGCGATCGCCGCCGTTGCGGATCTTGTTTTTGCGTCAACGAATACTTTTTCGATGCTGGTGGCAGGGAATCTTTTACAAGGTTTAGGGATTGGTTTGTATTGGCCAGCGACAGAAACGGTGGTAGCGGATCTGACCACTGGAGAACAGCGAAATGAAGCCTTTGCGATCGCCCGTCTAGCGGACAATGTTGGTTTAGGACTAGGTGTAATTCTGGGTGGTGTGATTATTTCGACCCTCGACAATTACCGTTTACTTTTTGTCCTTGACGGCATAACTTTCGTTGGTTTTTTCTGGCTGATTTTTTTCGCGATTCAGGAAAGTCAAACTTACCAACATCCGGATGGTGGTCCATCGCCCTCTATTTTTGAAAGCTGGTTTAAAGCCCTGCGCGATCGCCGTCTTGTGGTGTTTTTAGCGGTGAATATCGTTTTCACAATTTATATTTCACAGATTCAAAGTACCGCACCCCTCTACCTCACCAATTTTGCGGATGTTCAGCCCCAGTTAATTAGTATTTTGTTTACATGGCATGTGGTCTTTGCCTCGGTTTGCCAACTACCCGTGGCGCGCCTACTCAACCGCTTTTCTCGACCAAAGGCCTTAATGGTTTCGCTGTTGTTTTGGGGCATCGGTTTTATTGTGATGGGGGGAGTGGGCATGGCAACATTTCCGGTTTTTGTGGGGGCGATCGCCAGTCTAGGGATTTTATCTTTTGCGGTTGTCACATACACCCCTTCTGCATCGGCATTGGTGGTGGATCTCGCGCCCGAATCCCAGCGGGGGGTTTATCTCGCGCTCAATTCCCAATGTTGGGCGATCGGTTATTTCATTGGCCCTCCCCTCGGTGGTTGGGCGCTGGATCAAGCTCCGGCGATCGCCCACGGATTTTGGTTAGTGGCAGCCCTCAGTATTGTGCCTTGTATCGGCGTATCACTCTTTTTAGAACAATTACTTGGACAAAAAAGCCCTTCTTCAGCACCGTCCAAACAATAA
- a CDS encoding DUF29 domain-containing protein yields the protein MNVITYEDDFHAWTQQQAELLRNQDFSDLDWSNIAEEIESMGRSEKRQLESRLEVLMMHMLKWQYQPNRQSRSWQFTIKEQRLRIEKLLSENPSLRSQLQQYVEKSYPLAVLRAERETGLSDFPVECPFELEEVLEKSYEII from the coding sequence ATGAATGTTATTACTTACGAAGACGATTTCCATGCATGGACACAACAGCAGGCAGAACTTTTGAGAAATCAAGATTTCAGCGACTTGGATTGGTCGAATATTGCCGAAGAAATAGAGAGCATGGGGCGTTCTGAAAAAAGACAACTAGAAAGTCGTTTGGAAGTGCTGATGATGCATATGCTCAAATGGCAATATCAGCCCAATCGTCAATCTCGCAGTTGGCAATTTACGATTAAAGAACAACGTCTTCGCATTGAAAAGCTGTTGTCCGAAAACCCTAGTCTACGTTCTCAGCTTCAACAATATGTCGAGAAATCATATCCTTTGGCTGTGTTGAGGGCAGAGCGAGAAACTGGATTATCAGATTTTCCCGTTGAGTGTCCGTTTGAATTAGAAGAAGTGTTGGAAAAGTCTTACGAAATAATTTAA
- a CDS encoding TldD/PmbA family protein, protein MPLNKEMTDTLKSAIADRKAQVDYLEVRVQQSESTSISFRGPQFDGSNRSFALAGGIRACHDGGWSFVTFNGLEELGDRLDDAITQAKLVGKESTQLAPNGAIEDYVPVDIKQDPRAVSLKEKRDLVAKYNQILLDYDPRIQTTMSSISDKFVTTYFVNSNGSCIVQERLDVNGRFGAIARGEDGVVRQGFESLNSRCDFNALIGIEDRVKGAAVRAVRQLEAKPVKGGQYTVVLDPYLAGVFIHEAFGHLSEADFVYENPRMQELLTIGKPLGIKQLNVIDDATLPNLPGTMKYDDEGVPGQRKYLIKDGVLTQRLHSRETAGKMAEEPTGNARAILASYPPLVRMTNTAIEPGDTSFEDMIKDINEGVYAVRMLGGQTNGEMFTFAAAEGYMIRDGKIAEPVSDVTLSGNVFQTLNDIEAIGDDTLYTNGGCGKGGQGGLPVSVGGPHLRIKNVVVGGR, encoded by the coding sequence ATGCCACTAAACAAAGAGATGACTGATACCCTCAAGAGTGCGATCGCCGACCGAAAGGCTCAGGTGGATTACCTCGAAGTACGGGTACAGCAAAGTGAATCGACCAGTATTTCGTTTCGAGGTCCCCAGTTTGATGGCAGTAACCGCAGTTTTGCCCTCGCAGGCGGCATCCGCGCTTGCCATGATGGTGGTTGGAGTTTTGTCACCTTTAACGGTTTGGAAGAACTGGGCGATCGCCTTGATGATGCGATTACCCAAGCAAAACTTGTCGGTAAGGAATCGACGCAGTTAGCACCGAACGGCGCGATTGAAGATTATGTTCCGGTTGATATTAAACAAGATCCCCGTGCCGTTTCTCTGAAGGAAAAACGGGATCTCGTGGCGAAGTATAACCAGATTTTGCTGGATTATGACCCTCGCATCCAAACGACGATGAGTAGCATTAGCGATAAATTCGTCACCACCTACTTCGTTAATTCCAATGGCAGTTGCATTGTCCAAGAACGTCTTGATGTGAATGGCAGATTTGGGGCGATCGCCCGTGGTGAAGACGGTGTGGTGCGGCAGGGCTTTGAGTCGCTCAACTCTCGCTGTGACTTTAATGCCCTCATTGGCATTGAAGATCGCGTCAAAGGGGCAGCCGTGCGAGCAGTGCGTCAGTTAGAAGCGAAGCCTGTCAAAGGTGGTCAATATACCGTCGTGCTCGATCCCTATCTTGCCGGTGTGTTTATTCACGAAGCCTTTGGTCATTTATCTGAAGCTGATTTTGTCTATGAAAATCCTCGGATGCAGGAGCTGCTCACCATCGGCAAACCCTTGGGCATTAAACAGCTCAATGTCATTGACGACGCGACTTTACCGAATTTGCCCGGCACAATGAAATACGACGATGAAGGGGTTCCCGGACAGCGCAAATATTTGATCAAAGATGGTGTTTTAACCCAGCGTCTGCACTCCCGCGAAACAGCGGGAAAAATGGCAGAGGAACCCACTGGTAATGCCCGCGCCATTCTCGCGTCCTATCCTCCTCTGGTGCGCATGACCAATACGGCGATCGAACCCGGTGATACATCTTTTGAGGACATGATCAAAGACATCAACGAGGGTGTTTACGCGGTGCGGATGCTCGGCGGTCAAACTAACGGTGAAATGTTTACCTTTGCGGCGGCGGAAGGCTACATGATTCGCGACGGCAAAATTGCGGAGCCGGTGAGCGATGTCACCCTCAGTGGTAATGTCTTCCAAACTCTCAATGATATTGAGGCGATCGGTGACGATACGCTTTATACCAACGGTGGTTGCGGTAAGGGCGGTCAAGGTGGCTTGCCTGTTAGTGTGGGTGGCCCTCACCTGCGCATTAAAAATGTCGTCGTTGGTGGTCGTTAA
- a CDS encoding ABC transporter substrate-binding protein, which translates to MKSSFLRRIKTLRWWGIVMAIALMVALPSVLTACSGQLLSAGSDNQIVVSILSDPKTFNPALSTESPNVFSLTFEGLLDQNPETGEFEPHLAESWEFSEDKLNLTFTLRENLKWSDGEPLTADDVVFTFNDIYLNDKIPTSSRDILRIGVEGTLPTVAKVGDRQVRFTLSEPFAPILSSIGLPILPEHALRESIETSDSGGNPLFINTWGISTPLNELVVNGRYQIDSYGVGQRVIFKANPHYWDAPKPNVEKVVWQIVPNTDTTLLQFRSGDLDVTSVSPEYFSLLKREEERGNFTIYNGGPSYGTSFIAFNLNTGKRDGKPLVEPYKSVWFNNVNFRQAVAYALDRDRMVNNIYRGLGVPQDSGVSIQSPFFNENIEGYGYDPEKARSLLEAEGFYYDDQGKLFDINNNEVRFNLITNAGNKIRESMATQIEQDLEAIGMEVDYTPIGFNILVDKLTNSLDWECHLLGLTGGNEPNSGANVWAIDGNLHMFNQNARPGTTPLTDRQVSDWEQEIADLYVKAAQELEFEKRKEIYDRTQEIGSEYLPFIYLVNNFSLAAVRNKIQGVQHSALGGPLWNIEELTLTATDTDFKE; encoded by the coding sequence ATGAAGAGTAGTTTTTTACGGCGTATCAAAACTCTACGGTGGTGGGGCATAGTAATGGCGATCGCCCTGATGGTGGCATTGCCCTCGGTATTGACAGCTTGTAGTGGTCAACTTTTGAGTGCAGGCTCTGATAATCAGATTGTCGTGAGCATTCTCAGCGATCCGAAAACCTTTAATCCGGCCCTATCCACCGAGTCGCCTAATGTTTTTAGTTTGACCTTTGAAGGACTGCTAGATCAAAATCCCGAAACGGGAGAATTTGAACCCCATCTTGCTGAGTCGTGGGAATTTTCTGAAGATAAATTAAACCTCACCTTTACGCTGCGGGAAAATCTAAAATGGTCTGATGGCGAACCCCTCACCGCTGATGATGTGGTGTTTACGTTTAACGATATTTACCTCAACGACAAAATTCCCACCAGTTCCCGCGATATTCTCCGCATCGGTGTTGAAGGGACTTTACCGACTGTCGCTAAGGTGGGCGATCGCCAAGTGCGCTTTACCCTGTCCGAGCCCTTTGCGCCGATATTAAGTAGTATCGGACTACCAATCTTACCGGAACATGCCCTAAGGGAATCCATTGAAACCTCAGACAGTGGAGGTAATCCCCTGTTTATCAACACTTGGGGGATTAGCACACCGTTGAATGAACTAGTCGTCAATGGTCGCTATCAGATTGACAGTTACGGCGTTGGTCAAAGGGTTATTTTTAAAGCGAACCCCCACTACTGGGATGCACCAAAACCCAATGTCGAAAAAGTAGTCTGGCAAATTGTGCCAAATACAGACACCACATTGCTACAGTTTCGTTCCGGTGATCTTGATGTCACCAGCGTCAGTCCCGAATATTTTTCTCTGCTTAAAAGAGAAGAAGAACGCGGCAACTTCACCATTTACAATGGCGGCCCTAGCTACGGCACAAGTTTTATTGCCTTTAATCTCAATACCGGTAAACGGGATGGCAAACCGCTAGTCGAACCCTACAAGTCTGTCTGGTTCAATAATGTCAATTTCCGCCAAGCTGTCGCCTACGCACTCGACCGCGATCGCATGGTCAACAACATTTATCGGGGCTTGGGTGTGCCGCAGGATTCTGGCGTATCGATCCAGTCACCTTTTTTTAATGAAAATATTGAAGGCTATGGTTACGATCCTGAAAAAGCCCGGTCATTGCTAGAGGCTGAAGGTTTTTATTACGATGATCAAGGCAAGCTGTTTGATATCAATAACAATGAGGTGCGCTTTAATCTCATCACTAACGCGGGTAATAAGATCCGTGAATCGATGGCCACACAGATCGAGCAGGATTTGGAGGCGATCGGCATGGAGGTGGACTACACTCCGATTGGCTTTAATATCCTTGTGGATAAACTGACAAACTCCCTTGATTGGGAATGTCATCTCCTCGGCCTAACTGGCGGTAATGAACCCAATAGTGGGGCGAATGTCTGGGCTATAGATGGCAATTTACACATGTTTAATCAAAATGCTCGTCCCGGCACAACGCCTCTTACTGATCGTCAGGTCAGTGATTGGGAACAGGAGATTGCGGATCTCTATGTCAAGGCTGCCCAGGAGCTGGAATTTGAGAAACGTAAGGAAATTTATGACCGTACCCAAGAAATTGGTTCTGAGTATTTGCCTTTTATTTATCTTGTAAATAATTTTTCCCTCGCGGCTGTCCGCAACAAAATTCAAGGGGTACAACACTCTGCCCTTGGCGGCCCGCTTTGGAATATTGAAGAGTTGACTTTAACTGCTACTGATACTGACTTTAAGGAGTAA
- a CDS encoding ABC transporter substrate-binding protein: MALKGSKFDWRLGGLFGVALSVVGAIGLFGRPDLSGILWRSPEAESVVYFDRPARVSEGEQLILANYHSPLKDAGIVAYREGNYSEAERLFQDSLSVERDPEALIYLNNARVRQEDKYLTVAVTVNLADDLEVGVAKEILKGVAQAQKEFIEQGNNLKVVIGDDDSNVESAIALANKFVASSEILGVIGHYSSALSFEAGQIYQDAGLVMITHTAAAPDLTNIGDFIFRTGPNNLYFGEAIVDHVVNEFQVGKLGVFYSSKSPYSSSLQRVVVNKLGQHDGTDVVVIDADRPGFDVDEDFSILAAENVGAIALLLDRYTTPHSVAIIEKNNRALPIISGDDAIDNDWQTSAEAEASLGLVAPVPWHALTNPSALFPVDSRDLWIENVSWRTAMAYDATRALLKGLQEAAEYERHAVQAVLADPDFVTQGAADEIIFSDNGDRQHSLKIVKVVRDERSEKGFDFVPLDVDSDVAAEFLEGQN, encoded by the coding sequence ATGGCGCTTAAAGGCTCGAAATTTGATTGGCGGCTAGGGGGACTATTCGGTGTTGCTCTGTCGGTTGTTGGGGCAATCGGACTGTTTGGTCGGCCTGATCTCTCTGGGATTTTATGGCGATCGCCGGAAGCGGAGTCTGTTGTTTACTTTGATCGTCCTGCAAGGGTGAGCGAAGGAGAACAATTAATTTTGGCAAATTACCATAGTCCTTTGAAGGATGCGGGTATTGTGGCCTATCGCGAGGGAAACTATAGCGAAGCGGAAAGGTTGTTTCAGGATTCTTTATCTGTTGAGCGTGATCCCGAAGCGTTAATTTACTTGAATAATGCGCGGGTGAGGCAGGAGGACAAATATTTAACGGTTGCTGTAACTGTGAATCTTGCTGATGATCTAGAAGTCGGTGTCGCTAAGGAAATCTTAAAAGGTGTTGCTCAGGCTCAGAAGGAATTTATCGAACAGGGGAATAATCTCAAGGTTGTCATTGGTGATGATGATTCTAATGTTGAATCGGCGATCGCCCTAGCGAATAAATTTGTCGCCTCGTCTGAAATTTTAGGCGTGATCGGTCATTACAGTAGCGCCCTGAGTTTTGAAGCGGGTCAGATTTATCAAGATGCGGGTCTTGTGATGATTACCCATACAGCTGCAGCACCTGATTTGACGAATATCGGTGATTTTATTTTTCGAACAGGGCCGAATAACCTGTACTTTGGGGAGGCGATTGTTGACCATGTTGTCAATGAATTTCAGGTTGGGAAACTAGGGGTGTTCTATAGCAGTAAAAGTCCCTACAGTAGCTCGTTGCAAAGGGTTGTTGTCAATAAATTAGGGCAGCATGATGGCACTGATGTTGTGGTGATTGATGCTGATCGCCCAGGGTTTGATGTGGACGAGGACTTTAGTATCTTGGCAGCAGAAAATGTTGGGGCGATCGCCCTTCTCTTGGATCGATATACCACGCCCCATTCTGTCGCAATCATCGAAAAAAATAACCGTGCCCTACCAATAATTTCCGGTGATGATGCGATTGATAACGATTGGCAAACCTCTGCTGAAGCTGAGGCCAGTCTGGGCTTAGTTGCGCCGGTTCCTTGGCATGCTTTAACCAATCCCTCGGCTTTATTCCCGGTGGATTCGCGGGATCTCTGGATTGAAAACGTCAGCTGGCGTACCGCGATGGCCTATGATGCGACCCGGGCTTTATTAAAGGGACTGCAAGAAGCGGCGGAGTATGAACGTCATGCTGTGCAAGCTGTTTTAGCTGATCCTGATTTCGTGACCCAAGGGGCTGCTGATGAAATTATTTTTTCGGACAATGGCGATCGCCAACACTCTTTAAAAATTGTCAAAGTCGTGAGGGATGAGCGTTCTGAAAAAGGCTTTGATTTTGTTCCCCTTGATGTAGATAGCGATGTTGCAGCTGAGTTCCTCGAAGGCCAAAACTAG
- the ndhC gene encoding photosynthetic/respiratory NAD(P)H-quinone oxidoreductase subunit C has protein sequence MFILSGYEYFLGFLLVSSLVPVLALTASKLLRPRGGGPERKTTYESGMEPIGGAWIQFNIRYYMFALVFVVFDVETVFLYPWAVAFNQLGLLAFVEALIFIAILVIALVYAWRKGALEWS, from the coding sequence GTGTTTATCCTCTCCGGCTATGAATACTTTCTGGGCTTTCTACTCGTCAGTAGCCTAGTCCCTGTCCTTGCCCTCACCGCTTCCAAGCTCCTACGACCGCGAGGTGGCGGCCCTGAGCGCAAAACTACCTACGAATCCGGCATGGAGCCCATTGGTGGTGCCTGGATTCAATTTAATATCCGCTATTACATGTTTGCCCTAGTTTTTGTGGTTTTTGATGTGGAAACAGTCTTCCTATATCCCTGGGCTGTTGCCTTTAACCAGCTCGGCCTTTTAGCTTTTGTTGAAGCACTCATCTTTATCGCAATTCTTGTCATTGCCCTTGTGTACGCCTGGAGAAAAGGAGCCTTAGAATGGTCATGA
- the ndhK gene encoding photosynthetic/respiratory NAD(P)H-quinone oxidoreductase subunit K — MVMNSPAFEQQQADKLLNPMGRSQITQDLSENVILTTVDDLYNWARLSSLWPLLYGTACCFIEFAALLGSRFDFDRFGLVPRSSPRQADLIIVAGTVTMKMAPALVRLYEEMPEPKYVIAMGACTITGGMFSSDSTTAVRGVDKLIPVDLYIPGCPPRPEAIIDAIVKLRKKVSNETIQERSVLTEQTHRYYSTTHNMKVVEPILTGNYLGQDTWNNPPAELTEAMGMPVPPALLTSKQKEEA; from the coding sequence ATGGTCATGAATTCCCCTGCTTTTGAACAACAACAAGCGGATAAGCTACTCAATCCCATGGGGCGATCGCAGATCACCCAAGACTTATCCGAAAACGTCATTCTCACCACAGTTGACGACCTCTACAACTGGGCAAGACTTTCTAGCCTATGGCCCCTACTATATGGAACAGCCTGCTGTTTTATCGAATTTGCAGCTCTCCTCGGCTCCCGCTTTGACTTCGACCGTTTTGGTTTAGTACCCCGTTCGAGTCCCCGTCAGGCAGACCTGATTATTGTGGCAGGGACAGTCACGATGAAAATGGCACCGGCACTTGTACGTCTTTACGAAGAAATGCCTGAGCCTAAATACGTGATTGCTATGGGGGCTTGTACGATTACTGGCGGTATGTTCAGTAGTGACTCCACCACAGCTGTACGTGGTGTTGACAAGCTCATTCCCGTTGATCTATACATTCCCGGTTGCCCACCTCGCCCGGAGGCGATTATTGATGCGATCGTGAAGCTCCGCAAAAAGGTTTCTAACGAGACCATTCAAGAGCGTTCTGTTTTAACGGAACAAACCCACCGCTACTACAGCACAACCCATAATATGAAGGTCGTTGAGCCGATTTTAACGGGCAATTATTTGGGACAAGATACTTGGAATAACCCCCCTGCCGAATTAACAGAAGCCATGGGCATGCCAGTACCCCCGGCATTATTGACATCAAAGCAAAAAGAGGAGGCCTAG